In Brienomyrus brachyistius isolate T26 chromosome 2, BBRACH_0.4, whole genome shotgun sequence, the genomic window ACACACATTGTAAATTCAACTTAATCTGAACCGCATgcatcaaaaaaataaacagtgaTCAAATATGAAAATTAGAAGATATTCAAGAGTGTGGTATTAGGACACTCCTGTTTCTCCAACACCTATTCAGAATTGTCTGATCCTTCCACCTTTTACTTGCTTTAACCACAATGGGATTTATTATTGTTTGAGACCAGGCTTACTTAATTATAAGTATGACTGAACAACAAGAATATGGCATAGGGATCGGGGAAATTACTCTTTTTCTGGGACATAGTTCATTTGATTCAGTTCACCTTAAAGATGCATTCTGTGAACAACTTGTTCAGTGGCACTTACAACTTGCATATAATAGATCTGAAACACTTGCTTACCAATATGTCAAAAAAACAGTATTTCGGCTAAATGGTGCTAAGGAGTTAAACACTACCAATGAGTCATGTGAGAAAAATATGTTGAATTTTAGTCTAAGTCTCTCAACATGGTACCTTAGGTACTTGTGTTTGTTAAAAATGAACATCTAACAGCTCATCACAGTCAGCTAACAAGTCCTGATGCTAACAAaccaaattattttaaattgttaaaaaatctCTAAAATCCAATTACAGCATAGATGAAATCACTGCACATACTGGCTGTACATCACACTAGCAGATGTTGTATTTCAGTCCCGATGGAGGTATGGCTCTCACGTTTAGTAGCCTATCAGAGTCTATGGTTCACCGACTCACTCACCAACTCTTTCACCCCTTCAGCTCTCTCGTTCAGAATTCTTTCAGAACGAAAATGATCTGAAGGAGTGAGCAAGTTGGTGAGTGGGTGAATGAGAAGTTCTCAAGTTGTTCATTCACTGTAGGCGTATACTTTTCAGTCCCAGGTTTAGtttccagccaatcacatgcTCGCTTACAGCATGTCCTTACATGCCTCATTGGCTATAGTTGAGGAGTGAAGCAACTTTCAAATGATATTTCTGAGGACAAAACGGAAAAAACTAAAAGAACGAATATTAGCAAGGAAGTGAAAGTGCATGGTGTTATTAACTATTCGAAATCAGCTTGGTTCTTAGGTCAGGCCACTTCAGCATCACCTGAGAAACAGCTCCCAGTcagcaccagcaccagcacAACACTAGCGGAAAAGagatacagtcgaacctcgttactacgtaccccggatacaacgttttcacctttacaacatacaggtttctaattcccgtttttagcctatgtattattccaatagcagccattgtttacagcgtacaccctaacaccgtaaacttcgatacaacgtccaaatttctagagaatacgaaaactaaccatcgttacaacgtacagcgctctccccgcccaccacaacttgtgtcgctacatctacctgatcttcacccaacaatgcacatttgtctattgcgttgtAACTTCCCGCGCtaaatgagttgccttgaccgatcgttactggactgcgtagtaatggcttgttaagtgttgtgtgcgtattctttgtttattaaaccttgtgaaataccggTCATGCTGGTAATTGTGAATTTATAATGataatggaagtaaaggattttatgatttaatttgaccaatatttcattaatattttcaggcaaaatgccaatttggatgcgaatgtttattttaaaagtccattttgaccagccgttgtgtattttcgttgccgtttatcgccggccggcactaagtaatcgtgagtaatttaagggaaatttcaaggatccaaatgagctttgtcgaattatttaacaagtaataatgtgttcgtttgttttgtagtcaatttaagggtctgttttatcatttacatggatatttcgtgagttctttaatccatcttgcactaagtggttacaacgttctatgcttttaacgtacatgtttttgatatcccgtcttgtacgtagtaaagAGGTTCGACTGTACGTAACAAAAATATCACACATATCACTATCTGTTTTAGATGTACCATGTGGGCCACTTAAACTCACCTGGACCTCAGGCAGTCTATCAACAGGCACAAACACAGCAGGTTCTGATGGCTCCTTCTTGGGCATCAGTTTAGGAGGAACGTTATTGGAGGCAGCCTGGCCTTGGACTGCCTTTGCAGTGCCCTCTGCGGAAGGACCGGCAGGAATCTCTGGTTTATGGATCTCACTGTTTTCCTGTGCTCTATCCTTGgcctcatcctcttcttcatcaCTGTTATCAGAGAAGTCAGTGGTTTCACTCTTCTCTCTATCTTTCccttccacctcctcctcctcctcttcctccctccaCTTCCTCTTCCGGTTGACACCAGTCAGACTACTGATCTTCGGGAGCCCTGATGTCACATTCTGAGTTTCCTCCACACATCTGAAAACAAAACGATAAAAAGTGCGTGAAGGAcaccaaaataaattaaataactgGGACATATACTTCTGCTAGTCTACAGTCCTGAAGGTTCACACtttacttttatctatgcaCTGATTAAACTGGGCTGTTTAACCTTTCACATCCTTTTTGGGAAAGCACCAGAAACCCCTCCTTAAACGCATACAACCAGAACTCTCATCCAGTGCTTTAAAGGCTTATATCAAGTGGTTCTGTTAGTGGAGAAAgcacaccatccacaaacagcaTTACTGGGTATATGGTAAGACAGCAATTACAACTGAGCCCATCTATTTCACCACAATCAAAACTACATACCTGTAACTGGTTTGAATAGAAggatttttgcattttaaagttTGTTTGGAAATGAGCAATCAATCAACACAGTGAAAGAGCGAATTTAAAGAAAACAGAAGCACCAATAGCTAACAACAGAAAAGCAATCTTACTGTTTTTCCTGGTACAGCTTGTCTCCGGTTCCCAACTTAGATGTAGTAtaaagcagcttcatctcagATTCAGGTGCCTGAACCGCTGCCAGCTTGCCCAAAATGTCCTCACGCTGAAGCAGAAAAACAATGTGATGACAGCAGGATCCTCAGTCAAATACTacaaattgcatccattactgGAAATGTACAGGGTTACTTTctaaattttttttacatttttgattTTGAAAACCATTGCATTTTTTGCAACTTTCACTGCAAGCTAGCCTTCCCGCCAAACCTTTTCACTGTACCTCCTACTCCATCACAGTACAAAAACCCTGTTCATGGAGGCTTATGCTTATGAAGCTTTTCctgtttttatatattattgttGTACTATCAGGAAGAAAAACAATTCTGTTAAACATAGGATGATCTGATTTCAGCTTATCAATGAGAATTTGCTGTAAAGCATAGAATATGGTGGTGTGATCAAGAGAGTAGCTTATGAAACAGAAGCTTTGGGTTTGAATCTCTCCTTCTCCTTTTCTAATGGACAATAAATGGGTAGAGTGCGGCCAGGACTTCATCTTTAAAGATAAAGGAGAAATTCTCCCCAAAACATGTTAAACACTTTAGGTAAGCTATTTTAGGTAGGCTATTTATATTAAAGGAAGTGTATTAAAAGAGTAAGATTAATGTGTAGTTTCAGTGAGACTATCCTAATAAGTTCAGAGCCTCATATCTACTACACCACTTTAAATAAGAACACATTTCTGCTTTGGAAGCAGTACTTTCTTCCCAATTAAGTGAAAAATATTACCCCTCCTCTACAAGTGACACAAAAACAGCATTTAAACAACAAAATAATTACACATTTTAGGGATACTTATCTCAAGAAGGGGATCAAGTAACAGTCTGTCAAGGTATTATTTACAAGTACACCGACATACATCCGACAGTCAATATTTAGTACTTGTACCTAATGTGTTGAATGGAGAAGGAAGAAAGAGGAAGGAGTGAAGAACTGAGTTACTTTGATAAGGGCTAACTTATTGTGGCAAGAGCAATCACAAAAATTGCAAGGTTTCTGGGGTGTTCACGGTCGGCCATGGTGAGTACTTCCTATTTCAGGAACCTACATTCCATGTCCAGGACCCACAAACTTCTGTCACGTTCCCACCACAGAAACTTGGCCCATCTGTAGTTCCTGGGAGGTAGTCCTGGGGTAGGTACTTTTCGTTCGACCAGGAGTTACTGGGTGGAACTTATAGCAATAAACTTTCCTGACTGGAGctggtgcttgtggtcaaccaatttGGAAATTATGACAAAGTGCGGAGAAAACAGCTAAAAATAGTGAAGCAAAAAgtgagcagatggaattatttcTATATTTCAAATACACTGATTGCATTAATCCATAACTTTTTTGCTTCCAAGGCCATTTTCTGCCTCACAGTTTGATGTCAAACTCCTCTGGCATTCATGCaatattttttaatattgtGGTGCACCAATATTGTGACCGATACCGATATATTTTTGCCTAATATTGCCAATAACGGAGGGGAATAGCAGAATAGCAGGATAAGGTACCATTGATTTTTTTCAGATAAAAACCTGATGGCCAGATTTATAAATTAATTATAAACTTATTGTAACTTTGAGACATACAGTTGCCATCTGTTCTGCAGTTTAACAGGATCATTCCTattgcaaaataaaatgttgtCTATTATGTGGATCGAACACAGTGTGTTCCATGAAAGTGCCCAAGAGCTACAAAAGTTCCCAATCGAGAACTCAGAACCAGGTACCTGAGCTTTGGTGGGAAAGTGCCACCTGAGAGGGGTctgaggaggaaaaaaacacaccatcCTCCAAACAAGTTTTGGGCAGCCAAGACTTGTCAATAAGGAATGTGAATGAAGGCTATGCTAAACTTTGGCTACGCTGGATTTAGTGGTGATGCAAAGGCCATTTGTTAAATGAAAATGGAGTGATCCGTTCAAAAGAAGAACCAGTTTTACAGTAACTTGAGAGTGGTATTGGCAGCATCACACAGACAGATTTAAACAGTCATTTTCCAGTGCTATATTAAAAATTCTTAAAGAGGTATTCACAGAATCGGTACCTGCCTATCCAACAAGCTATACACCATCTTGGGGGATCCAAGAGGTCCCAAATGAAATGCATCACAACCAATAATACCAAAAAATGTGAaaacagcaaacaaacaaaataattgcttttatttcagtgtttcccctaccattatattaggggggtgctctgcccccccttgaaggtgaaattagttttatttaattctattttctatatagcgccagatcacaacagaaatCATTTGAGGTTACCTTTCCtgtagaacaggtctatacattgtccttttattaaacaaactaaatagccttatgttatttttcttattaacacagcagcttgtcatttttgtctctacacggttgCGCATTTACAGTtcccctctgctctctgtactgCGCATGCCGGAGTTCTGTCCTGAAAtgcgcacacagacacgtgcgtgcacacaggtgagcacaatcCCACCAACGTAGAGCGCATATTAGAAAATATGTCGCGTCaaacacctgaaaagcagacaaaaatctCTGGGTTTTTTAAATGCTCCCAGGGTGATAAATACGTTTCACAATgggattttctgctttaaactatcactATTTTAAGTTATCAGCTATCacttttaaagcctaacagttcATGTATTTGCAAGTCAAGACAAACATCCTCAATAGGCTGCAAGGGGACCATCTTGCAGCCTGCATGCGGATCTCAATGAATGGGCCAAACGTTTCTaacttcccatatcaagaggctctaggAATGTTCTTCCAGAAGCGCAGGAAGatacactgcagtgacaaaagctgcacactttgtggataattctcataaaaagaaatgttctgatgtttagttcagttgttatattgactgctgtcattaaaagaaacacattaaCACTACGAATCTTGTCCATGTCCGTCTAACCCCCCCAGGACGCTGTAAACCTAGAGGAAAtacagtatttttattttattgcttgTGAACGCGATCTCAGCATTACATGGATATTTAAGGTTTTTAGACATTAAAAAATACCAGGGAATAcataaatatgtagtaaaaaataATTCTTTACCTGAGCTTTTTTCTTCTTGACCTCCAAGACCTTCTGTAGATGTTTCTTCTGTTTCTTAGTCAGTGGCTGCTTCTTGGGGACATGTTTCTCCACATCCTTCTTCTTCTTTGTTTTGGTGGCTGGAAGCACTAGGGCATTGCACTCGTTGACACCTTTCAGGATTTCATCTAAAGAAAGTAATACATTGGTACTAGTCCAAATGTTTTTCATTTAAACATACTGTAAAGGCAACGATCAAACGTATAAACTAGTTAGTATTTTGCAGGTGCCAATACTGTAGTTAATCTCTGGGTACAACCTACCCAATACCGAAAACCATTACATTTACCTCTACGTGTAGAACACAGCAACGTACAACTAAGACGGATAGTAAAATACAAACATGCAGTAGTCAACGACCAAACTTGGCATACGTGAGGTTACGCTAAGCTTCCAAAGAATCCACAGGTCACAGAGGAAGAACCACCGGAGGAACAGCAAGATCCCTAATCCAGTAAATCAAGTGATGTAACGTGCAATGTACTGACCTTCAAGTTCCACAATCACATCGCTCCGCACCTCGTTTGTCTCGGCCTTTGAGTCAGATTGCTGTCTTCCTTTCCAATTGAATTTCTTTCTCAGTCTACCCATAGCCAGCACATGCACTGTAAGGGGGGACTGAGCCTAAACATCATAACATTCTTAAATACAACTAACATGGAATTAACATGCATTAAAACAGTATACAGTAAACATTATATTCAGCCAAAGgaaaattaatataaaatatagaaagtTAGAACAACGTGTCAAACGTGTTATATACGGTTCAATGCGTTTCTATACATTTCTGCGGATAATGGACGTTGTTGTATCTTAACCAGCTTGTGACTTACCGAAGAGTTGCTACTCAAGTTTTGAAATTTgatgttttaaataaaacaacaaaatcGCATTAAACCCGGAGCCAATGAACCGTTTTATTAAAGCACAATGAATAAAAACTGAATATGAAAACGATATAAAAATCAAACCTAGAGAGCTTTCCAAATGTAACCCACGTGAGTACAAACGAATGTGCATCCAACTAACAGTTCCGCCGTAACACCGGAATTCTGAAGCAACGTTCCGCTGTCGAAACTTATGTTACCTATCGAAATATGCTACTAATCTTGGGTTCATATTCGTTAATTTTTCAGCGCCTGTAAATTTGTGTTTCCTTGGTGTGGAAACGTCTGCTAGTAACAGCATATAAATCTGAAACACGCTAGTTTTGCTGCACAATGCACAagataatatataaaaatgtaaaaaaggcATACTtttcagggaaaaaaatattttcataaaattaCGATATCATCGTGACATTTAAGTACGATTATGTCAGACAAATCTCCATGATTTAACCcgcatgaaatgtattaatagtACTCTATACAAACTTGTGCACAAAACAGGAAAACATCGTAGTCGAGATGCCAGTCTTTCGATGGGCACGCAACCAAACACTGAAGGTAATTCAGAGATACCAGTTCATCTAAATCAATTTTTGTACTGCGGGAGTAGCTTTGCATAAACGTGGAGAAGACGGGTACAATCTCACCGTTCCACTCATACTGCCAGTCTCATtgccagggttgccaactttgttTAGCTGACTGGCTGACGTGAGATTTTTAGTTCGAGAAAAGTCTGCACGCAcacttacatgtatgtaacagttttattaccttgtaaatagtctgtagagtTTGCAAACTAACCCAACGCTTTAAAGTAGCAAAttttaatggaataatatagatttgcagtaagatttcttgcgggAGCATGAGAGTTGGCGACCCTGCAGTTCCTGAAGGCTAATCAATAAGAAAAAGTGTACTGCACCGATTAATACCTGCAGTCAGATCTCTCTGGTATTTTATTTAGGTTGAGAACCAAGGGAGTTATGACGGTTTCAAGGGGCCCAGAGTGACAATGATATGTTACTGTAATTTCTGAACGGTACGTACTACAGAGTTACTGTAAGAGCATTGTGCATTACAATCTACTGACTTTATAACTAATCACTTTTGTACGTGAAACTGGAGCCGAACAGCTGCATGATATTATACGGTAATAACGTGCCATGCAGCCTCTGAGCTGAATCAATCAGACAAAATGGGGTTCTGACCTGAATGGCACGTATATATAGTGTCAGGTTGTAGTTTCCTGCAGCTCAAACTAGTTTCACACTGTGTTAGATACTTCCAAATATATGTGTTTAAGGaatgtgtaaaaaaataaacatcaaaAGGCGCATGTTACTGAAGAGTCTtttcattaattcattcattcattcattcattcattcattcatacattcattcattcattcattttttgctgtaaatAACATTTTGTGCCCAGAAAAGCTACTTTTTGCATTGTGGTGTTGTTGTTACAAAGCATGAGCCCATCTTATTCAAATATGATATATTTTATCTTCTAGGACTGTTATACAATAATAGGTATAAAAAGAATACTCACAAATGTTtgataaatgatttttttctgtttaattaaAGAGACGATGAAtacaataactttttttttcctatacAGTGTTTCACTGACCTTTTCAATTCTGAGGGGATAAAACAAGGCTCTTTGTGTAGGAAGTATCACTTTCTTGATTTAGGTGTTACCTGCTTGTGTATCAAAATAGAATCCTTTTTGTCTATTCAATAGGCAATGTCACTTTTATACTAGGCAATTACTTTTGTAATAATCTTTTATACTGGACAAGATACATCTGGTGAGTGAAATTAAAATGCACACCCTATCCAGCTGCCATTGATCTGCATGAAAATGAGCAAATTATTATGCAATAATTGGTGTCTTTGTCTAGAAGCAGAAATTGTACAGCTATCCTCTTCCAGGGAACACCTAACCCCTCACCTTGTCCCCCTTTTGCCCCCTGTTTCAGGCAGTCCTTTTAGTGGGACATATTCTTCTCCATTCCCTCCATCATCTCCTGCGAAGCTCTCTTGAACTGTCCTTCGGGCTTCACGGGACAGTTTCTCAAAACGGCGCAGAAAAAAGATGATTGAGGCCAGCAGGATGGCCTGCATCACTATGAAGATGAAGAGACTGACCTGTGAAGCAAGCGCCAGGCTGCAATACCAGTACCTGCAGGACTCCAATACttcttcctctgccagataCATAACTAGCCTCCCCTGCAGGCCCGGAGGTGAGCTGCAGGTGATATTGCGATAGCTTTTGCGGTTCTCCTGTCTGAGAAGCCAGCTGCGCAGGTAGAGCACGCCACAGTCACAGACCCAAGGGTTGCCATGGAGAGACACAGAGCGCAGGGCGAGCATATGGTCCAGCAAGCCATTGGGCAAAGAAGTGAGCTGGTTGTCATGGAGATGGATCTCTCTGGAGTCGGGGGGGAAGGCATCGGGCAAGTTACTGCCTCTTAGCATACGGCCACTGCAATCAACATACCCCCTTGAACAGGAACACACAGATGGACAACCCTCAATCACCAGTAGAGGGAGCAGGATATATAGGAGCTGGCAGAGGTATGGATAACTGATCTTCATTTTTCAAATGGTGCCTGGAGACAAAACCATTAAGTCAGATAGTGCTGAATTTAAGGCGTTAAGTAAATAGTATGGATGACTGACATAGCCAAGAAATGAAAAAGCAGAGTAGCTATATTACAAAGGCTTTGTCAGAATACATGACTAACACACAATCGACAATCTGCAGTGCAGGTGAACATAGTATTCTGTGACTCAGATCTTGTGCTGGCAGTAGAAAACACATTGTTCTACTATGACACTGATGTATGTGTTTTCATCATTTTTCAGTTGGTCTTGTTCCTTTTTAAGTCATGTTTCTTTTAATAAACATTATGCCCATAATTTGCTAAGCCCATCTAGACCTCTCCATAATAGGATTTTAATTTTGTAAATCTGAAAATATACAAAACAGCTTaataatacatacataaaatatgtACTAGTTAAAAGTTGCTGGTACATATGCTATAAGTGATCGTTGTACCTTGAAGAACTTACTTCTGTAAATGTCTAGCTGTATAGAAGGGTTTAGGGTACAtaagtttattttaaataaattgatttgaattattttttgcAAATTGACTTTAATGACAACAATAAAAAGCCTGATAATATTGTGTCGTAAGTATTCAAAATACAAACCAGTTACGAACGTGATGCTTACCGCTTGTTTGCAAGTTGTAGCACAGACTGGCTTGTGGAGAGGTTCCTATTAGAACTACGACAGCTGCCCTCTGTTGATAAAGCCCCTCTGacagggacaggaaacaggaagtgcaCTTGGTCTGACACTCAGTCCTTCTTCACCAATTACCATAGCTCCATGCAGTCCAAAAGTACTGTCAAGCTATATCAGACAATAACAGGACACTGGCATGACACATCCTGCTCAATAAACCACAGCCTTCTGCTGACATCTTCATCTGACTTCGCATTAAGAACTGTTGGTGGCCTTTTAGCAATTAATTAACTTGTCACAAAATCAATACACATAACACCAACCATGGCCACATATAACAGTGgtttaatatttcaaaaatgtTTGACCATGTCTGTAAGAAGCTGGAAAACCAGCCTTTCGAAGCCATGTAAGTGCTGTTTAAAGGAGTGTGACGTGTGGCTGTGCTGGAGAAGCAAGTGCCATGGAGATAAGCAGTGACTCAGCTctctggtttgggtctgatgccCAGAGTTTGAGCCTTGGGGTTAACAAGCTGAAACGTTGCATTTCAAGCTGACAAAAATGGCCAAAAACAATGCAGACTGAGAAACAGCAAGCGTGCAGGTTGGTgtatgagttttaattcatagtCATCATGTGTGTATGAGTTTCACATGAACAAAGCGGTAACACTAAAATAAGCAACGTGGTCCACTAACAAAAGTGGATTGCACAGCTCATATACAGTGAAGTGTGTACAAAGGGGCTCTAAACACACACACGGATATGCATACACACGCATAAGCATGTTGTCATCTCCTATACAATGCTCACTCACATTTCCACACGTACCTGGATAATTTACTTGGTGGGTCTGTAAATCTTTCCAAAAATTATTTAGTATACACAATTTTAAAGTCTGGAAGCCAAGCAGGAACATAAAATACAGTctattctgaccaatcagaatcttAAGAAAATAATTCCTGACAATGTTTTTTGCTGCTCTGCATGTATCTCAGtttctatttatttaaatagtttaaatacaaaaacacacaaaagtaTTATGATTAAAGTACAGGAAGTGCGCTTCCTCTTGAAATAATGACAGGCACTTACAACCTGCGTTTCTTCATTTCCATTGGCTATTATGTGGATGTGTAATAGTACACTAAGATGAGAGTTGccatttcagtaaaaaaaaaaaatatcgcaTTCACAAGAAATCTGAAAAAGTATTCTGACTAATACCTCATACCAGGGGATATCACATGACtcgatgaataattatttcttttgttattatttttaaactgattattGACTAGATCGAATACCTGTTGTCGTTAGCACACCTACCTGCTCTGTTGGCTTGTATAACCTATACCTCTTTTATCCTTGGAAGAGAGTTTCCTTTTTGTTCAGCTTTTTAATGAAGCAGATACTACTGGGAAGTGGATCTTAAAGAAACACTCACATACAATATCCAGAAATTAACTGACTGGCATGAACACAAGTAGTACAACTCACAGACTAATCATGACCAGCATCAAAATAATTCTGTAAATGTCCTGTTTCTTGGAATGCAATTAATTCTGTTCAAGATTGTGGATCAAGTTCCACAGGGATTCCAGAAAATCCATATCAATGCAACACTCTCACTCACAATCACCCTGAAAAACAGTCATGAAACATGTAGAGAATATAATGTTAACATCATAAATTGTATCAACAGCTTGGACAAACTTAAAAAGTCATATTCATAAATACAATCTTTTAAATATTACACCATGTTAATTctgttaatattattaataggTTTTAAATGAACATCAAGTAGACTTTAAAAAACCATGAACTCCTAAACAGCACATTAATCATGCTCCTGCATAGTGCCACACAGACCAGTGGATATCACAATTTTACAGGCCCATTCACTGAACAGCAAAGAAGTCCTATATAGCTATATACACATTAGATATTTTTGTGGgcattcatttttataatgtaaataacatagttTAGTGACCTTAAGAAAAACTGCTAGTTTGGAAAGAAGGGTCCTTTGCACTACTGCGCTTTCTAGCATTTTGaactcaaaacaaaaaaatcactgaTCCTGCTCATGCATTTGCTGTTGCATCTTCTGAATCATCTCCTGCATCCTCTTCAGCTGCAGAGACAGGGAGAGCTGCTATGAAACATACTTATGCGGCGTGATCCCATTTCAGTTGGTAAATATCGGTAAATATCCTGATACTGCCACCATGTGGACAATATTGCTGTCACCTTACATTATGACTACCCATAATTACCAGCATTGCCTCTTCAATAAATTGTTTGTAAGGTTACtaacatgggggcggcatggtggtgcagtggttagcactgttgcctcacacttctgggacccgcattcgagtctccgcctgggttacatgtgtgtggagtttgcatgttctccccatgtcgtcatggggtttccccccacagtccaaaaacatgctgaggataattggagttgctaaattgcccgtaggtgtgcatgtgcgagtgaatggtgtgtgagtgtcatTTGCACATggtggctggccccccatcctgggttgttccctgcgtcGTGCcctttgcttctgggataggctccggaccccccgcgacccagtaggataagcggtttggaaaatggatggatggatggatctgtaTAGACTTTGTGAAAGAGTGATCCTTTATCTAGCAGTTTCAAGTCTTTTTCActtcatatttatttaaatgagcGTCTgcatatacactatattgcaaAAGTATTGTTACCTCCCTCCaagtcattgaattcaggtgttccaatcacttccatagctatagatgtataaaatcaagcacctatgcatgcagactgcttctacaaacgtttgtgaaagaatgggacgctctcaggagctcagtgaattcaagcgtggtaccacctgtgcaataagtccatttgtgaaatttccttgatactaaatattccacgatcaactgttagtggtattatgacAAAATGGTAGCAATTGAGAatgacagcaactcagccacaaagtggtagcccatgtaaaatcacagagtgggGACAGAAGCCCACCatcactggactctagagcagttctctggagtgacgaatcacgcttctctgtctggcaaccgatggacgagtctgggtttggcggttgccaggagaacagtacttgcctgactgcattgtgtcaagtgtaaagtttgctggaggggggattatggtgtggggttgtttttcaggggttgggtttGGCCTCTTagctccagtgaaaggaactcagaATGTTGCAGCTTTCTAAGCCATTTTGAACAATTTCATGTTCccagctttgtgggaacagtttgaggaTCGCCCCTCCCtattccaacatgactgcgcaccagtgcacaaagcaaggtccataaggacatggatgagtgaaTCTGGTGTGgtggaacttgactggcctgcatagagc contains:
- the gp1bb gene encoding platelet glycoprotein Ib beta chain, giving the protein MKISYPYLCQLLYILLPLLVIEGCPSVCSCSRGYVDCSGRMLRGSNLPDAFPPDSREIHLHDNQLTSLPNGLLDHMLALRSVSLHGNPWVCDCGVLYLRSWLLRQENRKSYRNITCSSPPGLQGRLVMYLAEEEVLESCRYWYCSLALASQVSLFIFIVMQAILLASIIFFLRRFEKLSREARRTVQESFAGDDGGNGEEYVPLKGLPETGGKRGTR